The Deltaproteobacteria bacterium region CAGTCTGGGTGCCGATCAGGGCGCCGTTCAAATAGCTTTTCCAATTCGTACTGTTAACACTGATGTGCATGAAACTTGGTGTGCTAGATGCGACAGTGCTGTCGACGCCGACCCAAGAGCCCCCTGAACCAGTCCAGGCAGACCAGATATTTTCTGGTGTAGCGTAAAAAAGGTAACCGTTTGTATTTGTCTCGACACTGCGTGAGGTCAACGGACTGCGATGGGTGTGAGGTCGTCAACGTTTCGCGAATCACGCCCCATGATTATAGGAGCAAGTTATGAGGAAGCGTGCACCAAGAGCTATCTTGACCCCAGGACAGGTTGTCAAGGAACTCCGTACCAAAAAGGGTTGGACTCAGGCACTTGTAGCGAAGATTACTGGCATCGCCGTCTCGAATATCTCCAATATCGAGAGCGGGCGTTCCCGACTAGGTGAGGATCGTGCCATCCTTCTTGCGGAGGCTCTTGGCGTCAAGCCAGAATTCATCCTTTTTCCAAACGGGTTCGAGCGAAGTGACCTCGAGCCGAAACTACGTTCTATTCGAGAGAAACTAAAGCAGCTGGGTCAAGCGTCATAGGTGATCCGCCAGGCCGCATTGCAAAGGGAGATTGGCAACCACGCTGATCTTTTTGACATATTGTCGCTTACCTTGGACAGCCGTCTTAAACGTGAATAAGAACAATTATCGGCTTGCTTACTAAGTGGCGCGACTCTATGGACCCTGGATAAGAAACTGGATCGATTGGCTCGAATCGTTAGCGTTTAACAAATTCGCACTTCTAAATGATCACTCCGGTGAGCACTGACGATCTGGGATTAGGCACAAAAAGCTATATCTCCGCCGTTCACGGCAGAGATATAAGACACGTACTCCAGCGAGTGCGAAGTATCTCGCCAGTTAAAAGCGTACCGAATTCTTAAGACAAAAGAATAACTGGGACCGGTCGAAGCCAGCTAGCTAAGGCGCATAAACATCGCTTGAAAACGCACTTGCCATGTCCTGTCCGAGCAGGGGTGACAAAGTTTGACTAAAAGTTTAAGTCAACGCGGCATTTCTAGATCGACCCTCTTGCTTCCAGTGAAAAACTCTCATTGTTCGTGCCTTCTGTCTACCCTCCTCGCGACGTTTGGTCAGTGGCGCCCTTCCTATTAAATGTACCATTTGTGGAGCAAAACCCCCGTTACCCGC contains the following coding sequences:
- a CDS encoding helix-turn-helix transcriptional regulator, yielding MRKRAPRAILTPGQVVKELRTKKGWTQALVAKITGIAVSNISNIESGRSRLGEDRAILLAEALGVKPEFILFPNGFERSDLEPKLRSIREKLKQLGQAS